The Channa argus isolate prfri chromosome 14, Channa argus male v1.0, whole genome shotgun sequence genome includes a window with the following:
- the znf521 gene encoding zinc finger protein 521 isoform X4, translating into MKTHASNKPHKCPVCRRGFLSSSSLHGHMQVHERGKDGSSSSLSRADEWKLKETRKCSRCEEGFDVPEELQRHIAECHPECSPSEDGGLGATLQCIYCHEPFSDEGTLLTHIDQAHSRDRKGHTCAICSEHFLSVEDLYAHMDIHQLPESSNHSNSPSLLTVGYTSVSSTTPDSNLSVDSSTMVETAPPVPKTRGRRKRAAQNTSDVGGRSSKQPKVSYSCIYCNKQVFSSLAVLQIHLRTMHLDKPEQAHTCQFCLEVLPSLLNLNEHLKQVHNAEDHAALLASLPDALLQCNFCPEVLSDLNALQEHIRCSHGFPSPVAKESNAFFCPQCFMGFLTEATLEEHVRQTHCDGGSLRFDSPLAVAPKEPIVEVYSCSYCTNSPIFNSVLKLNKHIKENHKNIPLALNYINNGKKSLRTLSPSSPISVEATMLKQGSSASRTSSEFICNQCGAKYTSLDLFQTHLKTHLDGLQPQLTCPQCNKEFPNQESLLKHVTIHFTITSTYYICESCDKQFTSVDDLQKHLLDMHTFVFFRCTLCQEVFDSKVSTQLHLAVKHSNEKKVYRCTSCNWDFRHETDLQLHVKHSHLENQGRAHRCIFCGESFGTEVELQCHITTHSKKYNCRFCSKAFHAIVLLEKHLREKHCVFEGKAQNCGANGSTVSGGDGQPKEDAELQGLLTNSHGPGAAGGSVVESQNSHDGSEEEVDTAEPMYGCDICGASYTMESLLTNHQLRDHNIRPGESALIKRKAEMIKGNHKCNVCSRTFFSEAGLREHMQTHLGPVKHYMCPICGERFPSLLTLTEHKVTHSKSLDTGSCRICKMPLQSEEDFLEHCQMHPDLRNSLTGFRCVVCMQTVTSTLELKIHGTFHMQKTGTMSTNQPIGRSNAISQNQQQHHTQKFFKCASCLKDFRSKQDLVKLDINGLPYGLCASCVTAVGSKSSSPTVNGGRQQQLGGASTPATTTATWIQGESLSPGDGKGKTVSSSSSSSSTSSSSVAKTRCSSCNVKFESEAELQNHVQAVHREQAGDSNSGQLKTPQVSPMPRASPSQTEEKKTYQCIKCQMVFYSEWDIQVHVANHMLGLQVSGSHHQIEEGLNHECKLCSQSFDSPAKLQCHLIEHSFEGMGGTFKCPVCFTVFVQANKLQQHIFSAHGQEDKIYDCSQCPQKFFFQTELQNHTLTQHSS; encoded by the exons ATGAAAACCCACGCCTCCAACAAACCCCACAAGTGCCCTGTGTGCCGCCGAGGCTTCCTTTCCTCCAGCTCTCTCCACGGCCACATGCAAGTACATGAAAGGGGCAAAGATGGCAGCAGCTCAAGCCTTTCTAGAGCTGATGAATGGAAGCTGAAAGAAACTCGCAAATGCAGCCGATGCGAGGAGGGCTTTGATGTCCCAGAAGAGCTCCAGAGGCACATAGCAGAGTGCCACCCTGAGTGCTCTCCATCAGAAGATGGAGGTCTAGGTGCCACCCTGCAGTGCATCTACTGCCACGAGCCCTTCAGTGATGAGGGCACACTGCTGACCCACATTGACCAGGCCCACAGCCGGGACAGGAAGGGCCACACCTGTGCTATCTGCTCCGAGCACTTTCTATCTGTTGAGGATCTCTATGCTCACATGGACATCCACCAGCTCCCAGAATCAAGTAACCATAGTAACAGCCCTTCGCTGCTGACTGTGGGCTACACCTCTGTCTCCAGCACCACCCCTGACTCCAACCTCTCTGTTGACAGCTCCACAATGGTGGAGACAGCGCCACCTGTGCCCAAGACGAGAGGCAGGAGAAAGAGGGCTGCTCAGAACACGTCAGATGTGGGAGGACGTTCCTCCAAGCAACCTAAAGTCTCATACAGTTGCATCTACTGCAACAAGCAAGTATTTTCCAGTTTGGCTGTGCTTCAAATTCACCTGCGAACCATGCATTTGGACAAGCCCGAGCAGGCCCATACTTGCCAGTTCTGCTTGGAGGTTCTGCCCTCTttactaaatttaaatgaacatcTTAAGCAAGTTCACAATGCAGAAGACCATGCCGCCCTATTAGCTAGCTTGCCTGATGCCCTTCTTCAGTGCAACTTCTGCCCTGAGGTGTTGAGTGACCTCAACGCCCTTCAGGAACACATCCGCTGCTCCCATGGCTTTCCCAGTCCTGTTGCCAAGGAGAGCAATGCCTTCTTCTGCCCTCAATGCTTCATGGGGTTCTTGACAGAGGCCACCTTGGAGGAGCATGTTCGTCAGACTCACTGTGATGGTGGGAGCCTGCGCTTCGACTCCCCCCTGGCAGTAGCTCCCAAGGAGCCTATAGTAGAAGTGTACTCCTGCTCATACTGCACTAATTCTCCCATATTCAATAGTGTTCTGAAGCTCAACAAGCACATCAAGGAGAATCACAAAAACATTCCACTGGCATTGAACTACATCAACAATGGAAAGAAATCCCTGCGCACTCTAAGCCCCTCTTCTCCAATATCTGTGGAAGCAACTATGCTGAAACAAGGCAGTTCAGCCTCACGCACTAGCAGTGAGTTTATATGTAACCAGTGTGGAGCCAAGTATACCAGCTTAGACCTTTTCCAGACTCATCTAAAAACCCATCTGGATGGTCTGCAGCCTCAGCTCACCTGCCCACAGTGCAATAAAGAGTTTCCCAACCAGGAATCTCTGCTGAAGCACGTGACAATTCACTTTACTATTACCTCCACTTATTACATATGTGAGAGCTGTGACAAGCAGTTCACTTCAGTTGATGATCTGCAGAAGCATCTACTTGATATGCATACCTTTGTGTTCTTTCGTTGCACTCTGTGCCAGGAAGTTTTTGACTCAAAGGTGTCCACCCAGCTCCACCTCGCTGTAAAGCACAGCAATGAGAAGAAAGTATATCGCTGCACTTCCTGCAACTGGGACTTTAGGCATGAGACTGACCTACAGCTGCATGTCAAACACAGTCATCTGGAGAACCAAGGTCGTGCCCATCGCTGCATTTTTTGTGGAGAGTCCTTTGGCACAGAAGTGGAACTGCAGTGCCACATCACCACTCACAGCAAGAAGTATAACTGTCGCTTTTGCAGTAAGGCTTTCCATGCCATTGTCCTTTTGGAGAAACATTTGAGGGAGAAACACTGTGTGTTCGAGGGAAAGGCACAGAATTGCGGTGCAAATGGCTCTACTGTAAGTGGTGGGGATGGCCAGCCGAAAGAAGATGCTGAGTTACAAGGTCTTCTCACTAACAGCCATGGTCCAGGGGCAGCAGGAGGATCTGTCGTAGAGTCTCAGAATAGCCACGATGGAAGTGAGGAAGAGGTGGACACTGCCGAACCCATGTATGGGTGTGACATATGTGGGGCCTCCTACACTATGGAATCACTCCTCACTAACCACCAGTTGAGAGATCACAATATACGCCCTGGTGAGAGTGCCTTGATAAAAAGGAAAGCTGAAATGATCAAGGGCAACCACAAGTGCAATGTCTGTTCGCGCACCTTCTTCTCTGAGGCTGGGCTTAGGGAACATATGCAGACCCACCTTGGGCCTGTCAAACACTACATGTGTCCTATCTGTGGGGAGCGCTTCCCTTCCTTGCTCACACTTACTGAGCACAAGGTCACCCATAGCAAGAGTCTGGACACAGGCAGCTGCCGCATTTGTAAGATGCCTTTGCAAAGTGAGGAGGACTTCCTGGAGCACTGCCAGATGCACCCTGACCTGAGAAACTCCCTGACGGGTTTCCGCTGTGTGGTGTGCATGCAGACAGTCACTTCCACGTTGGAGCTCAAGATTCATGGTACCTTCCACATGCAAAAAACAGGCACCATGTCCACCAACCAACCTATTGGCCGCAGCAATGCAATCTCTCAGAACCAGCAGCAACACCATACCCAAAAATTTTTCAAGTGCGCCTCTTGCCTGAAAGATTTCAGGTCAAAACAAGACCTGGTAAAACTGGATATCAACGGACTGCCTTATGGACTCTGTGCATCCTGTGTGACAGCAGTTGGCTCCAAGAGCTCAAGCCCAACAGTGAATGGAGGAAGGCAACAGCAACTAGGCGGAGCCTCCACTCcagcaacaactacagctaCATGGATCCAAGGAGAGAGTCTCAGCCCTGGAGATGGAAAAGGCAAAActgtttcttcttcatcttcatcctcttccaCATCTTCATCATCTGTGGCCAAGACACGATGCTCTAGCTGCAATGTGAAGTTTGAGTCTGAAGCAGAGTTGCAAAACCATGTCCAGGCGGTTCATCGGGAACAGGCTGGGGACAGCAACAGCGGGCAGCTCAAGACGCCCCAGGTGTCCCCTATGCCCAGAGCCAGTCCTTCACAAACTGAAGAG aAGAAGACATATCAGTGCATCAAGTGTCAGATGGTCTTCTACAGTGAATGGGACATCCAAGTTCACGTAGCCAACCACATGCTGG GCTTACAAGTGTCTGGATCACATCACCAAATAG